One part of the Thiothrix nivea DSM 5205 genome encodes these proteins:
- a CDS encoding cytochrome b/b6 domain-containing protein — MESKQVKVWDPLVRIFHWSLVLAFAAAYLTGEEWGAWEEVHEIAGYAAVGLILFRIVWGFVGSRHARFSDFLYAPKAVVEYLKSLLTTHPKHYLGHNPAGGWMVMLLLAGVLATGLSGLKLLAVEEGEGPFATLEVPALISVAQADNDRDEARERTEIMGVEEHEGHEGMGGEEEGEEFWEEIHEVTANLTLFLIIIHVLGVIVSSRLHGENLVRAMVTGKKNVQ, encoded by the coding sequence ATGGAAAGCAAGCAAGTTAAGGTGTGGGATCCGCTAGTCCGCATTTTCCACTGGTCGCTGGTGTTGGCGTTTGCCGCCGCTTACCTGACGGGCGAGGAATGGGGTGCGTGGGAAGAAGTCCACGAAATCGCCGGTTACGCCGCTGTCGGCCTGATCCTGTTCCGTATCGTGTGGGGCTTTGTCGGCTCCAGACATGCGCGTTTCAGTGATTTTCTCTACGCCCCCAAAGCCGTTGTCGAATACCTCAAATCCCTGCTTACCACTCACCCCAAGCATTATCTGGGGCATAACCCGGCGGGCGGCTGGATGGTCATGCTGTTGCTGGCGGGCGTGCTGGCCACTGGCCTTTCCGGCCTGAAACTGCTGGCAGTGGAAGAGGGTGAAGGCCCGTTTGCCACGCTGGAAGTACCAGCGCTGATCAGCGTTGCGCAGGCCGACAATGACCGCGACGAAGCACGCGAACGCACCGAAATCATGGGTGTGGAGGAACATGAAGGCCATGAGGGTATGGGAGGCGAAGAAGAAGGTGAGGAGTTCTGGGAAGAAATCCACGAAGTCACCGCCAACCTGACCCTGTTCCTGATCATCATCCACGTACTGGGCGTTATTGTCAGCAGCCGCCTGCACGGTGAAAACTTGGTGCGGGCGATGGTGACGGGCAAGAAAAACGTGCAATAG
- a CDS encoding DUF2202 domain-containing protein, translating to MEAVEARLERNAALPKWDILIRPVLGNVFEVNHLSSTEVETLRFMREEEKLARDVYITLHNQWGLAVFNNISQSEQKHTDRIKALLQTYGVADPVTNDTVGVFQDSRLLGLYTQLVAQGQKSMLDALYVGAFIEETDISDLQGAIAGTTHADIANTYSNLMKGSRNHLRAFVGLIEGQGIDYAAQALPQAEVDAIANSEAERGNINAGGRGRR from the coding sequence ATGGAGGCTGTTGAGGCGAGGCTGGAAAGAAATGCTGCTTTACCAAAATGGGACATTCTGATTCGCCCTGTTTTGGGTAATGTCTTTGAGGTAAATCACCTTAGCAGCACGGAAGTTGAAACCCTGCGTTTCATGCGGGAAGAGGAGAAGCTGGCGCGTGATGTTTACATCACGCTCCACAACCAGTGGGGGCTGGCGGTGTTCAACAACATTTCCCAGTCTGAACAAAAGCATACCGACCGCATCAAGGCTCTGCTGCAAACCTACGGGGTAGCCGACCCGGTGACAAACGATACCGTGGGCGTGTTTCAGGATAGCCGTTTGCTGGGTCTTTACACCCAATTGGTAGCGCAAGGGCAAAAGTCGATGCTGGATGCCTTGTATGTCGGTGCATTTATTGAAGAAACTGACATCAGCGATTTGCAAGGTGCAATTGCCGGGACTACCCATGCCGACATCGCCAACACCTACAGCAACCTGATGAAAGGTTCGCGTAACCACCTGCGCGCCTTCGTCGGCCTGATCGAAGGGCAAGGCATTGATTATGCCGCGCAAGCCCTGCCGCAGGCGGAGGTGGATGCCATCGCCAACAGCGAAGCTGAGCGTGGTAATATCAATGCTGGCGGACGGGGGAGGAGATAA
- the rsmD gene encoding 16S rRNA (guanine(966)-N(2))-methyltransferase RsmD, protein MKKNNLLRIIGGEWRSRRLKFADAPGLRPTPDRVRETLFNWLQVQVPCSRCLDLFAGSGAIGFEALSRGAQEVVMVEKHPAAVAALRENIALLGAQNAVLVHDDAFRYLQRATGAFDLIFLDPPFHKNLLEPLLEAIFARGLLSRDGMVYLEQEAEASIDFARFNLQTHRSTQAGQARGLLIFVNNL, encoded by the coding sequence ATGAAAAAAAATAACCTGTTACGTATCATTGGCGGGGAATGGCGCAGCCGCCGTTTGAAATTCGCCGACGCCCCTGGCTTGCGCCCCACGCCTGACCGGGTGCGGGAAACCCTGTTCAACTGGTTGCAGGTACAGGTTCCCTGCAGCCGCTGCCTTGACCTGTTTGCCGGTAGTGGCGCAATCGGTTTTGAAGCTTTGTCGCGCGGCGCACAGGAGGTGGTGATGGTGGAAAAACATCCTGCCGCCGTCGCCGCCTTGCGGGAAAACATTGCCCTGCTGGGGGCGCAGAATGCCGTGTTGGTGCATGATGATGCTTTCCGTTACCTGCAACGGGCAACGGGGGCGTTTGACCTGATCTTTCTTGACCCCCCGTTCCACAAAAATCTGCTGGAGCCGCTGCTGGAGGCCATTTTTGCCCGTGGGCTACTGAGCCGTGACGGGATGGTTTATCTGGAGCAGGAAGCCGAGGCCAGCATAGATTTTGCCCGCTTCAACCTGCAAACCCATCGTTCTACACAGGCGGGGCAGGCGCGGGGATTGCTGATTTTTGTCAATAATCTGTAA
- a CDS encoding M16 family metallopeptidase, translating into MLKTLLAMPLVLWVLLFAPFAHAGPKIEHWTTSNGLRVYYVSAPDLPMVDLRLIFDAGSARDSGKQGLALITNSMLDKGADGLSEDQLAEQFDAIGAQFSSDASMDMGWTGLRTITLEKEQKTALDTWLKILAKPDFPQAAFERVQKLMLVGLQAEKQDPEALASKAFYQAVYGDHPYGQPQNGTEASLQALTVADLKAFYQQYYVAKNGLLAIVGAVGRQQAEALAEQVAAVLPEGIAAPAIPEVKPLAEAKTVRIPYPSAQSHILVGQVGDKRGDEDYFTLYMGNQVLGGSGFTSRLMKEVRDARGLSYSVYSYFAPYAQLGVFEVGLQTKQTQTGEALQVVRDVLGKFQQEGPTAEELDASKKDVTGGFPLRTASNSQIVEYLGVIGFYNLPLDYLDAFTGKINALTREQIADAFTRRMQPDKMVTVIVGEDEKK; encoded by the coding sequence ATGTTGAAAACACTGTTAGCCATGCCGCTGGTATTGTGGGTGCTGTTGTTTGCGCCATTTGCCCACGCAGGCCCCAAAATCGAACACTGGACAACCAGTAACGGCCTGCGCGTTTACTACGTTAGCGCACCTGACCTGCCGATGGTGGATTTACGCCTGATCTTTGACGCGGGCAGCGCCCGTGATAGCGGTAAGCAGGGGCTGGCGCTGATCACCAACAGTATGCTGGACAAGGGCGCGGATGGCCTGAGCGAAGACCAGCTTGCCGAACAGTTTGACGCTATTGGTGCGCAATTTTCATCCGACGCCAGCATGGACATGGGCTGGACTGGGTTACGCACCATTACGTTGGAAAAAGAGCAGAAAACCGCGCTGGATACCTGGCTGAAAATACTGGCCAAGCCTGATTTCCCGCAAGCCGCATTCGAGCGCGTGCAAAAACTGATGCTGGTGGGTTTGCAAGCTGAAAAACAGGATCCGGAAGCGTTGGCCAGCAAAGCGTTCTATCAGGCGGTCTACGGCGACCATCCTTACGGGCAGCCGCAGAATGGCACGGAAGCAAGCCTTCAGGCGCTGACAGTGGCTGACCTGAAAGCTTTTTACCAGCAATATTACGTGGCGAAAAACGGTTTGCTGGCGATTGTCGGCGCGGTTGGTCGTCAGCAGGCGGAAGCCCTGGCTGAGCAAGTGGCCGCCGTGCTGCCGGAAGGCATCGCCGCGCCCGCTATTCCGGAGGTCAAGCCGCTGGCGGAAGCCAAGACTGTGCGCATCCCTTACCCTTCCGCCCAATCGCATATCCTGGTTGGGCAGGTCGGCGACAAGCGCGGCGATGAAGATTATTTCACTCTCTACATGGGCAACCAGGTGTTAGGCGGTAGCGGCTTCACGTCCCGCCTGATGAAAGAAGTGCGTGACGCACGCGGCCTCAGCTACAGCGTGTACAGCTATTTCGCCCCGTATGCGCAACTCGGCGTGTTTGAGGTTGGCTTGCAAACCAAACAGACACAGACCGGCGAAGCCTTGCAGGTAGTGCGCGATGTGTTGGGCAAGTTCCAGCAGGAGGGGCCAACGGCGGAAGAGCTGGATGCTTCCAAGAAGGATGTGACCGGTGGTTTCCCGCTGCGTACTGCCAGCAACAGCCAGATTGTCGAGTATCTGGGGGTAATCGGTTTCTACAACCTGCCGCTGGATTATCTGGATGCCTTTACCGGCAAGATCAATGCGCTGACCCGCGAGCAGATTGCTGATGCCTTCACCCGCAGGATGCAGCCGGACAAGATGGTGACGGTGATCGTCGGGGAAGATGAAAAAAAATAA
- a CDS encoding sensor histidine kinase — protein MKSLERQLQVNLAITLGMVMGVIWLIGMAMPYFLSENKFLHPPGYVGMPADPVADTQALPHRPQRFKWLFPILALGGVGVVLAVQGVVIRRTFSRLDHLRAELQQLEAGKVSRLDESVPAEIHPIVVELNHLLSLMQERLERSRNSLGNLAHALKGPLNLLVQHLDQEDTDGNHHARQQAERIRQLTERELKRARMAGQGNSTQRFDPHEELPTLVDVLARIHQKPPRCITLEIAPEITRFGDREDMLELIGNLLDNACKWAQEQVSCRLACIANKVQITVEDDGQGRTDAELQQMTARGVRLDESVEGHGLGLAICKDIVKLYGGTLAFGRSEQLGGLKAVAVL, from the coding sequence ATGAAATCGCTTGAACGCCAGTTGCAGGTCAACCTCGCCATTACCCTGGGCATGGTCATGGGGGTGATCTGGTTGATTGGTATGGCCATGCCTTATTTCCTGTCTGAAAACAAATTCTTGCACCCACCGGGTTATGTTGGTATGCCAGCGGATCCGGTGGCGGATACCCAGGCATTGCCGCACCGTCCGCAGCGTTTCAAATGGCTGTTCCCGATCCTGGCGCTTGGTGGGGTAGGGGTGGTATTGGCCGTGCAAGGCGTTGTCATCCGCCGCACGTTCAGTCGCCTGGATCATTTGCGCGCCGAACTCCAGCAGCTGGAGGCAGGCAAGGTTAGCCGCCTGGATGAATCCGTCCCGGCGGAAATCCACCCGATCGTGGTGGAGTTGAACCACCTGTTAAGCCTGATGCAGGAACGGCTGGAACGTTCCCGCAACTCCCTTGGCAATCTTGCCCATGCCCTCAAAGGGCCGCTCAACCTGCTGGTGCAACATCTGGATCAGGAGGATACTGATGGTAACCACCATGCCAGGCAACAGGCGGAACGCATCCGGCAACTCACCGAGCGCGAACTCAAGCGGGCGCGTATGGCCGGGCAGGGCAACAGCACCCAGCGTTTTGATCCGCATGAGGAACTGCCGACCCTGGTTGATGTGTTGGCGCGTATCCATCAAAAACCCCCCCGCTGCATCACGCTGGAGATAGCCCCGGAAATCACCCGTTTCGGCGACCGCGAAGACATGCTGGAACTGATTGGTAACCTGCTGGACAATGCCTGCAAGTGGGCGCAGGAACAGGTCAGCTGTCGGCTGGCCTGCATTGCCAATAAGGTGCAAATTACGGTGGAAGATGACGGCCAAGGCAGAACCGACGCCGAATTACAGCAAATGACGGCGCGCGGTGTGCGTCTGGATGAGTCAGTGGAAGGCCACGGGCTCGGGCTTGCCATCTGCAAGGATATTGTCAAATTATACGGTGGGACGCTGGCCTTCGGGCGTTCGGAACAGCTCGGCGGCCTGAAGGCAGTTGCTGTATTGTGA
- a CDS encoding C40 family peptidase yields MYHRLIAQGAAILLAVVLSGCSSLSDESNQVKVAEAKATKIPAQQKSVTLLDRVVWNAQKQQGKMYRWGGTSPVTGFDCSGLTQYAFRNGAQVAIPRTAAEQYAAAVKVPRGRAEKGDLVFFNTSGKRVSHVGIYLGKNRFVHAPRTGKAITTSELKGYWEKRLIGFGRIPGACRPSYS; encoded by the coding sequence ATGTATCATCGTTTAATTGCGCAAGGAGCCGCTATTCTGTTGGCGGTGGTGTTGTCTGGTTGCAGTTCCCTAAGTGATGAAAGCAATCAGGTTAAAGTGGCGGAAGCCAAGGCCACGAAGATTCCCGCCCAGCAAAAATCCGTTACATTGCTGGATCGGGTGGTGTGGAATGCCCAGAAGCAGCAGGGCAAGATGTACCGTTGGGGGGGGACTAGCCCTGTCACCGGTTTTGATTGCAGTGGCCTGACCCAATATGCCTTCAGAAATGGCGCGCAGGTAGCGATTCCCCGCACTGCGGCGGAACAGTATGCGGCGGCGGTCAAGGTTCCGCGCGGGCGGGCAGAAAAAGGCGACCTGGTGTTTTTCAATACCAGCGGCAAACGGGTCAGTCATGTGGGCATTTATCTGGGCAAGAACCGTTTTGTCCATGCGCCCCGCACCGGTAAGGCAATTACCACCAGTGAGCTGAAAGGTTATTGGGAAAAACGCCTGATCGGTTTTGGCCGTATTCCCGGTGCGTGCCGCCCCAGTTATTCCTGA
- a CDS encoding response regulator transcription factor, whose product MRLLLVEDDAELSANLQQRLKREGFAIDVASNGVDGEFMGDEEPYDAIILDLGLPQRSGLEVLQHWRQRGNRVPVIILTARDAWHERVDGFKAGADDYLGKPFHFEELLVRVQALIRRNHQVSVQNQVLDCCGLQLDEEHQQVTTPEGDVFDLTGTEFRLLRYFMLHPGKILTKSRLTEHVYDNDSDRDSNVIEVYVRHLRRKLGEWRIQTRRGQGYIFIDPAKPEPPV is encoded by the coding sequence ATGCGGTTGTTGTTGGTGGAAGATGATGCGGAATTGAGCGCGAACTTGCAGCAGCGCCTCAAACGCGAAGGGTTTGCCATTGATGTCGCCAGTAACGGCGTGGATGGCGAATTCATGGGGGATGAGGAGCCTTACGACGCCATCATCCTTGACCTCGGCCTGCCGCAACGCAGCGGGCTGGAGGTCTTGCAACACTGGCGGCAACGTGGCAACCGCGTCCCCGTCATTATCCTCACCGCCCGCGACGCCTGGCATGAACGGGTGGATGGGTTCAAGGCCGGGGCGGACGATTACCTCGGCAAACCGTTCCATTTCGAGGAATTGCTGGTGCGGGTACAAGCGCTGATCCGCCGCAACCATCAGGTCAGTGTGCAAAACCAGGTGCTGGACTGTTGCGGTTTGCAACTGGACGAAGAGCACCAGCAAGTCACCACCCCGGAAGGCGATGTGTTCGACCTGACCGGGACGGAATTCCGCCTGTTGCGCTATTTCATGCTGCACCCCGGCAAAATCCTCACTAAATCCCGCCTGACCGAACACGTCTACGACAATGACAGCGACCGCGACAGCAATGTGATCGAAGTCTACGTGCGCCATTTGCGCCGCAAGTTGGGCGAATGGCGCATCCAGACCCGGCGCGGGCAGGGCTATATTTTCATTGACCCAGCCAAGCCGGAGCCACCCGTATGA
- a CDS encoding S8 family peptidase encodes MLKKILAGVLCACLFSSAFATESTPVTMQPIAATDQIIVKLKPLPQTRRLSSPRAVVEAAVDAVGLGIHASYGRAMTADTHVIQLPAPMTLQEASDYATVLSSDPAVEYAEPDVLMYPDTVITPNDSAFTNQWQHASPNVYAGADNLPAAWGETSGSANVVVAVVDSGVINHRDLAPRLVGGSAALAGYDFISRATVGNDGDGRDSNPIDPGDWVGLEDIATPSYSTCGVRNSSWHGTHVAGTIGAVSNNAQGVAGVDWNARLLIARAMGKCGGYLSDIAEAIRWSAGETINGVSNPNPAHIINLSLGGSGACGPTYQDAIDAAMARGAVLVTTAGNGGTDVSNHRPANCTNVITVTALERDGSRPSFANTGSRVDIAAPGVSILSTLDGGKTGPANDNAYAYYKGTSVAAPHVSGVLALMLAANSRLTDGSIPSAELPLLLKQKLKASARPFVRGTASDCTTSTCGTGALDAYRAVMAVKTPPTANAGANQAVQVGASVTLHGSGADNTPAGAITRYDWEQTAGMPVSLSNRNSANPVFVAPAGAGTLTFRLTVTNNVGLGSSSYTNVTVAATGGSSCDPVSLTPGGSAPGQWDTACASSHRGSDRYARYYTFTLNQPATVTVDLASTQDTFLYLLQGSGADGSVLTYNDDSNGSTNSRIVRALPAGTYTLEATTYYTQRTGSFTLSLTTTASNPVTQPCTINPLGLGQQASGQWAAGCASVHRSSNHYAGYYSFTLTAAAKVTIDLASQQDTFLYLLEGNDSQGALLAFNDDSNGTLNSRIVRTLPAGTYTLEATTYAAARTGTFTLGLSTVSETDSCVPASLTLGQNTVGCWNAACVSAHRGSTYYAGYYRFSLAAPATVTLDLNSLEQDTFLYLLEGSGSQGEVLAFNDDSNGTLNSQITRTLSAGTYTLEATTYAAGSTGAFTVRVH; translated from the coding sequence ATGCTGAAAAAAATCCTGGCAGGCGTGCTGTGCGCGTGCCTGTTTTCCAGTGCTTTCGCCACGGAGTCCACCCCGGTAACCATGCAGCCCATAGCGGCGACCGACCAGATTATCGTCAAGCTGAAACCACTCCCGCAGACCCGGCGGCTATCATCCCCTCGCGCTGTGGTTGAGGCGGCGGTGGATGCGGTCGGGCTTGGCATCCACGCCAGTTACGGGCGGGCGATGACAGCGGATACCCATGTCATCCAGTTGCCAGCCCCCATGACCTTACAGGAAGCAAGTGATTACGCCACGGTGCTAAGCTCAGACCCGGCAGTGGAATACGCCGAACCGGATGTGCTGATGTACCCCGACACCGTGATTACGCCCAATGACAGCGCGTTCACTAACCAGTGGCAGCACGCTTCCCCTAACGTATATGCGGGTGCGGATAACCTGCCCGCCGCCTGGGGTGAAACCAGTGGTTCCGCCAACGTGGTGGTGGCCGTGGTGGATAGCGGTGTAATCAACCACCGCGACTTGGCCCCACGGTTGGTGGGCGGAAGCGCCGCGCTGGCCGGTTACGATTTCATTTCCCGCGCGACGGTTGGCAATGATGGTGATGGGCGCGACAGCAACCCCATCGACCCTGGCGACTGGGTGGGTCTTGAGGATATTGCCACACCGTCTTACAGCACCTGCGGCGTGCGCAACAGTTCCTGGCATGGCACACATGTGGCGGGCACGATCGGGGCGGTCAGCAACAATGCCCAGGGGGTAGCCGGGGTCGACTGGAATGCGCGCCTGCTGATTGCCCGCGCCATGGGCAAGTGTGGCGGCTACTTGTCGGATATTGCGGAAGCCATCCGCTGGTCTGCCGGGGAAACCATCAATGGCGTCAGCAACCCCAACCCCGCCCATATCATCAACCTCAGCCTGGGTGGCAGTGGTGCGTGTGGCCCTACCTATCAGGACGCCATTGACGCCGCCATGGCGCGCGGTGCCGTGCTGGTAACGACAGCGGGCAATGGTGGTACGGATGTCAGCAACCACCGCCCGGCCAATTGCACCAATGTCATTACGGTGACGGCGCTGGAACGGGATGGCAGCAGGCCGAGCTTCGCCAACACCGGCAGCCGGGTGGATATTGCTGCACCAGGTGTCTCCATCCTGTCGACGCTGGATGGTGGCAAGACCGGCCCGGCCAACGACAATGCCTATGCTTATTACAAGGGAACCAGCGTGGCCGCGCCGCATGTATCCGGTGTGCTGGCGCTGATGCTGGCCGCCAATAGCCGCCTGACCGATGGCAGCATCCCGTCAGCCGAATTGCCGCTGCTGTTGAAACAGAAACTCAAGGCCAGCGCACGCCCATTCGTGCGTGGAACCGCCAGCGATTGCACCACCAGCACCTGCGGCACGGGGGCGCTGGATGCTTACCGTGCCGTGATGGCAGTCAAAACCCCACCGACCGCCAATGCCGGAGCCAACCAGGCAGTGCAGGTGGGTGCAAGTGTCACCTTGCACGGTAGCGGCGCGGACAACACGCCAGCGGGTGCGATTACCCGCTATGACTGGGAACAAACCGCCGGGATGCCGGTTAGCCTGAGCAACCGCAACAGCGCCAACCCGGTATTTGTCGCGCCTGCTGGGGCAGGAACCCTGACTTTCCGCCTGACTGTCACCAACAACGTGGGGCTGGGCAGCAGCAGCTACACCAACGTGACGGTTGCCGCAACTGGTGGCAGCAGTTGCGATCCGGTCAGCCTGACGCCCGGGGGTAGCGCACCCGGCCAGTGGGATACGGCCTGTGCTTCCAGCCATCGCGGCAGTGACCGTTACGCGCGCTATTACACCTTCACCCTCAACCAGCCAGCAACCGTGACGGTGGATCTGGCTTCAACGCAGGACACCTTCCTCTACCTGCTGCAAGGCAGTGGTGCTGATGGCAGTGTGCTGACTTACAACGATGACAGCAATGGCTCAACCAATTCGCGGATTGTGCGTGCGCTGCCTGCCGGAACCTACACGCTGGAAGCCACCACCTATTACACCCAGCGGACTGGTTCCTTTACCCTTAGCCTGACGACCACCGCCAGTAATCCGGTGACTCAGCCTTGCACCATCAACCCGCTCGGACTGGGGCAACAGGCCAGTGGCCAGTGGGCAGCGGGGTGCGCTTCCGTGCATCGCAGCAGCAACCATTACGCCGGTTACTACAGCTTCACCCTGACAGCGGCGGCGAAGGTCACGATTGATCTTGCCAGCCAGCAGGATACTTTCCTGTATCTGCTGGAAGGTAATGACAGTCAGGGCGCGCTGCTGGCTTTCAATGACGACAGCAACGGCACGCTCAACTCACGGATTGTGCGTACCTTGCCCGCCGGAACCTATACGCTGGAGGCCACGACCTATGCTGCCGCCCGCACTGGCACGTTTACCCTTGGGCTATCAACGGTCAGTGAAACGGATAGCTGCGTACCAGCCAGCCTGACGCTTGGGCAAAACACCGTAGGGTGTTGGAATGCCGCTTGCGTTTCCGCCCATCGTGGCAGCACCTATTACGCGGGTTACTACCGTTTCAGCTTGGCCGCTCCTGCTACCGTCACCCTTGACCTGAACTCGCTGGAGCAGGATACCTTCCTGTACCTGCTGGAAGGCAGCGGTAGCCAGGGTGAGGTGCTGGCCTTCAACGATGACAGTAATGGCACACTGAATTCGCAGATTACCCGTACCCTGTCAGCAGGCACGTATACGCTCGAAGCGACCACCTATGCGGCGGGGAGCACGGGTGCATTCACAGTGCGCGTGCATTGA
- a CDS encoding glycerate kinase type-2 family protein produces the protein MNDPRTRLLEMYAAGLAAVNGEQAVYRALHARGERSPRHVAAIGKAAEAMFSGAYRYLCDGLRSGLLITKQGHVTTPAALPESVTVIESSHPVPDESSLQAGQALLQWLQNLPENEPLLLLVSGGASSLVEVLEEGWTLEKLQETTQALLADGSSISEINAMRRSLSLIKGGKLWNFIGQRRVACLLVSDVPGDDPAVIGSGLLFPAPVEDFDWEIVASNQQMLEAMAASRQAAELPVTIMPEFQEGNAEVAALLCIDHLRNSAPGIYLWGGETTVQLPANPGRGGRNQHLALTAALHIQPDENLWLLAAGTDGTDGVTEDTGALVDNGTAKRGSSQNLDPEACLQAADAGTFLDASCDLIHTGPTGTNVMDVVIGLKL, from the coding sequence ATGAATGATCCCCGTACCCGCTTGCTGGAAATGTATGCCGCCGGTCTCGCCGCCGTTAACGGTGAGCAGGCGGTTTACCGGGCACTGCACGCCAGGGGGGAGCGCAGCCCCCGCCATGTTGCCGCCATTGGCAAGGCCGCTGAGGCCATGTTCAGCGGCGCATACCGCTACCTGTGTGACGGCCTGCGCAGTGGCTTGCTGATTACCAAGCAGGGTCATGTGACCACGCCAGCCGCGTTGCCGGAAAGCGTTACGGTGATTGAATCATCCCACCCTGTTCCCGACGAATCCTCGCTGCAAGCCGGGCAGGCGCTGTTGCAGTGGCTGCAAAATCTGCCGGAAAACGAGCCGCTCCTGCTACTGGTGTCGGGCGGCGCATCCAGCCTGGTGGAGGTACTGGAAGAGGGCTGGACGCTGGAAAAATTGCAGGAAACCACCCAGGCATTATTGGCGGACGGTTCCTCCATCAGCGAAATCAACGCCATGCGCCGTAGTCTGTCGCTGATCAAGGGCGGCAAGCTGTGGAACTTTATTGGCCAGCGCCGTGTCGCCTGCCTACTGGTTTCCGATGTACCCGGCGACGACCCGGCGGTGATCGGTTCCGGCTTGCTGTTTCCCGCGCCGGTAGAAGATTTTGACTGGGAAATCGTTGCCAGCAACCAGCAAATGCTGGAAGCGATGGCAGCGAGTAGGCAAGCAGCAGAATTGCCCGTCACCATCATGCCCGAATTTCAGGAAGGCAATGCCGAAGTGGCCGCGCTGCTGTGCATAGACCACCTGCGCAACAGTGCGCCGGGCATTTACCTGTGGGGCGGGGAAACCACCGTGCAGTTGCCCGCCAACCCCGGGCGCGGGGGGCGCAACCAGCACCTTGCCCTGACTGCTGCTTTGCACATCCAGCCGGATGAAAACCTCTGGCTGCTGGCGGCGGGCACCGATGGCACCGATGGTGTCACCGAGGATACCGGCGCGCTGGTGGATAATGGCACGGCAAAGCGCGGAAGCAGCCAAAACCTTGACCCAGAAGCTTGTTTACAGGCGGCGGATGCCGGTACATTCCTTGACGCCA
- a CDS encoding DUF2202 domain-containing protein has product MTTRNLLLACSITLLAGCGGSSSADTTTTANTAQAATATSTASSATTGSTDASASRPLTTDEINTLLFVREEEKMARDVYLSLYGKWEQQVFENIAMGSEQQHMDVMGSLISHYNLVDPVVDNTVGAFTDPQILALYQDLVMKGSFTLLDGLKVGGFIEEFDINDLQEAIDEAKAGSAPADVIQAYENLMCGSRNHLRAFVGQIEKNNVGYVAQVMPQASVDAIVSTSEEQCGQ; this is encoded by the coding sequence ATGACAACACGGAATCTGCTGCTTGCCTGTTCCATTACCCTGCTGGCTGGGTGTGGTGGCAGCAGTTCCGCTGATACCACCACGACTGCCAATACCGCGCAGGCTGCCACCGCCACCAGTACAGCCAGTAGTGCCACCACCGGCAGTACGGATGCTTCCGCCTCACGCCCACTTACCACGGATGAAATCAATACCCTGTTGTTTGTGCGTGAAGAGGAAAAAATGGCGCGCGATGTTTACCTGAGCCTGTACGGCAAATGGGAACAGCAGGTGTTTGAAAATATTGCCATGGGTTCTGAGCAACAGCACATGGATGTGATGGGATCGCTGATCAGCCATTACAACCTGGTGGATCCAGTGGTCGACAATACGGTGGGCGCATTTACCGACCCACAGATTCTCGCCCTGTATCAGGATTTGGTTATGAAAGGCTCTTTCACCCTGCTGGATGGTTTGAAAGTGGGTGGTTTTATTGAAGAGTTCGATATCAATGACTTGCAGGAAGCCATCGACGAAGCGAAGGCGGGTTCCGCCCCGGCAGATGTTATCCAGGCGTATGAAAACCTGATGTGCGGTTCGCGCAATCACCTACGGGCTTTTGTCGGGCAAATTGAGAAAAACAACGTGGGCTATGTGGCGCAGGTCATGCCGCAGGCAAGCGTCGATGCGATTGTTTCCACGTCTGAAGAGCAGTGTGGCCAATAA